A genomic stretch from Deinococcus radiotolerans includes:
- a CDS encoding phage tail tape measure protein: protein MTTGGGFGGDGGDLLYTDVVARLDQKSFRQIESEVEQAGQSAGKKGGGALSGAFGGVLAGLPGLAATAAAAVGAALIGGVKASLDIASQARDGLREMQAQLGVTAEEAAVLGAQAKQVFANNFGDSLADANAMVIEVRKQMRGLADEDLGAATSAAAALADTFGGEVGEQAQAADTLMKNFGLTSQQAFDFLAKGYQNGLDRSGDFLDTIGEYSTQFKNGGASAEEFFSILQTGQQGGVLGTDKAADAFKEFVVRIQDGSKTTAQGLKDLGINADKLGKDLASGQVTAADAFGLVLGRLRETKDSTTQMQAGVALLGTQFEDLGKSGVLAINTAAVKMGDLNGATAQVSERYNTLGQFFQGAWRQVLLQLEPVGNLLLDLANDAMPAVKAAVAQVGPVVTAVVKFLVDGFRQGKQVAGQFASEFGPQIQRAVATFQPVVQAIGPLFASVFGLIRTLWETVLRPVFTAIAPLITGVVASVGNTLTLLVRIVTGVANAVSALLRGDVGGAVNALRGIFEDGVTFVVRQVRNMGSTILGLIKNLAPGMADAAANVIRGLISGIEGGAAKAVEAARKLAGNVITGVKDALLIKSPSRVMAEMGGYVSEGLANGIDKSSPKAQKAAAKLAKDTTAAAKKELEKSIAFDAWQDGLERLTVAQLKAAQATARAAGEADRYNAIKAELERRENAATAATKRATDEAKAHADQLAANRKAITDGLKFDAYVAGLSKYSDAQLVAAKANALAAGDGQRFNAVMAEQRARLEAAKVAADATAQALSDLNDAQIAAANSAAQRDPQGFTDAAYRQSFGAGDLGLVRSLAAVTGKSVADIRADVFAALEDAKRFAPEAAGIIERVYADALTHRREAAAEDARLTAQAIELANDARAQIVQNYQDEQAAADDARITTGYLAGQLDELAAQGLNAKSNGFIDYLTDLSKGTGKAAAAAQALLDNFDAFWTRARFRAGTVDVSETVSDLRRALPDVGPSSRSRPTAPPPNTTDLKPIAELEKEAMAWRTKIEAQIEATRRQDEYRVTLKGLTIEQLKAAQSLALQNGQAERYAVLTAEITRLQTEQAASEKAAADAHAEWVDNLNKIGFTAWVDGLRDMSDAQLQLALDTARLNENTAEFNALLAEQTRRLKERSDAAAKSADLELNGSNISDRFQKGRTDATEKAAGTIMNTVEAIGSLTNPATFLAFVLEKLNIVGTIFEGLLSVIAAPLAALQEPLRLIGELFGALIAPNLKLLAAVLTPVVNVLVAVYDALAALLKTVTFGLVDVTRDSYKASSKAVAGASGSVPSVGSAHTSVSSTPTVTLRLEVTNNFHITEGLNSPGTRQQLIGISRDTTLAVLQEVGLVKLPATLPAR from the coding sequence ATGACGACAGGTGGAGGATTCGGAGGGGACGGCGGCGATCTGCTGTACACGGACGTCGTGGCGCGACTGGACCAGAAGTCGTTCCGGCAGATTGAGTCTGAGGTGGAACAGGCGGGCCAGTCCGCCGGTAAGAAGGGCGGCGGGGCGCTGTCCGGCGCGTTCGGTGGGGTGCTCGCTGGCCTGCCCGGGCTGGCGGCCACCGCTGCCGCTGCCGTGGGCGCCGCCCTGATCGGCGGCGTGAAGGCGAGTCTGGACATCGCGTCCCAGGCGCGTGACGGCCTGCGCGAGATGCAGGCGCAGCTGGGCGTCACAGCCGAAGAGGCTGCCGTGCTGGGCGCCCAGGCCAAGCAGGTGTTCGCGAACAATTTCGGGGACTCCCTCGCTGACGCGAACGCCATGGTCATTGAGGTGCGCAAGCAGATGCGCGGCCTCGCGGACGAGGACCTTGGTGCGGCCACCAGCGCCGCTGCCGCCCTGGCTGACACGTTCGGTGGCGAGGTGGGCGAGCAGGCCCAGGCCGCCGACACCCTGATGAAGAACTTCGGCCTGACCAGCCAGCAGGCGTTCGACTTCCTGGCGAAGGGCTACCAGAACGGCCTGGACCGCAGTGGGGACTTCCTCGACACCATCGGGGAGTATTCGACCCAGTTCAAGAACGGTGGGGCCTCCGCTGAGGAGTTCTTCAGCATCCTCCAGACCGGCCAGCAGGGCGGCGTACTCGGCACTGACAAGGCCGCCGACGCGTTCAAAGAGTTCGTCGTGCGGATTCAGGACGGGTCCAAGACCACCGCCCAGGGCCTCAAGGACCTCGGCATCAACGCTGACAAGCTCGGCAAGGACCTCGCCAGTGGGCAGGTCACGGCTGCTGATGCGTTCGGTCTGGTGCTGGGCCGCCTGCGCGAGACCAAGGACAGCACGACCCAGATGCAGGCCGGGGTAGCGCTACTGGGCACGCAGTTCGAGGACCTCGGCAAGAGCGGCGTGCTGGCGATCAACACGGCCGCCGTGAAGATGGGCGACCTGAACGGCGCCACCGCGCAAGTCAGCGAGCGGTACAACACCCTCGGGCAGTTCTTCCAAGGCGCGTGGCGCCAGGTGCTGCTGCAACTGGAACCCGTGGGGAACCTGCTGCTGGATCTGGCGAACGACGCCATGCCGGCCGTGAAGGCGGCTGTGGCGCAGGTGGGGCCGGTCGTGACGGCCGTGGTGAAGTTCCTGGTGGACGGCTTCCGCCAGGGCAAACAGGTGGCGGGCCAGTTCGCGAGTGAGTTCGGCCCGCAGATTCAGCGTGCCGTGGCGACGTTCCAGCCGGTCGTGCAGGCCATCGGCCCGCTGTTCGCCAGCGTGTTCGGCCTGATCCGGACGCTGTGGGAGACGGTGCTGCGCCCCGTGTTCACGGCCATCGCGCCCCTGATCACGGGTGTCGTGGCGAGCGTCGGGAACACCCTGACCCTGCTGGTCCGCATCGTGACGGGCGTGGCGAACGCCGTCAGTGCCCTGCTACGCGGGGACGTGGGTGGCGCCGTAAACGCCCTGCGCGGGATCTTCGAGGACGGCGTGACCTTCGTGGTCCGGCAGGTCCGGAACATGGGCAGCACCATCCTGGGCCTGATCAAGAACCTCGCGCCCGGCATGGCTGACGCCGCGGCAAACGTTATCCGGGGCCTGATCAGCGGCATTGAGGGCGGCGCGGCTAAGGCCGTCGAGGCAGCCCGGAAGCTCGCCGGGAACGTGATCACTGGTGTGAAGGATGCCCTGTTGATTAAGTCCCCCTCCCGCGTCATGGCGGAGATGGGCGGGTACGTCAGTGAGGGTCTCGCCAACGGAATCGACAAGAGTAGCCCGAAGGCGCAGAAGGCCGCAGCGAAACTCGCCAAAGACACAACCGCCGCCGCCAAGAAGGAGCTGGAGAAGTCCATCGCGTTCGACGCGTGGCAGGACGGACTGGAACGCCTCACGGTGGCCCAGCTCAAGGCGGCCCAGGCCACAGCCCGCGCCGCTGGTGAAGCGGATCGATACAACGCGATCAAGGCCGAACTGGAACGCCGCGAGAACGCCGCGACGGCCGCCACGAAACGCGCGACAGACGAAGCGAAAGCCCACGCGGACCAGCTGGCCGCGAATCGCAAGGCAATCACGGACGGCCTGAAGTTCGACGCGTACGTGGCGGGCTTGAGCAAGTACAGCGACGCCCAGTTGGTCGCCGCGAAAGCGAACGCCCTGGCCGCCGGGGATGGTCAGCGTTTCAATGCCGTGATGGCCGAGCAGCGTGCCCGCCTTGAGGCCGCGAAAGTCGCAGCTGATGCGACAGCTCAGGCCCTGTCCGACCTGAACGACGCGCAGATTGCCGCGGCGAACAGTGCGGCCCAGCGTGACCCGCAAGGCTTCACGGACGCCGCGTACCGCCAGAGCTTCGGGGCGGGTGACCTGGGGTTGGTGCGCAGCCTCGCGGCCGTCACGGGCAAGAGCGTGGCCGACATCCGCGCGGATGTGTTCGCGGCACTGGAGGACGCCAAGCGATTCGCGCCCGAGGCCGCGGGGATCATCGAACGGGTGTACGCCGACGCCCTCACCCATCGACGCGAGGCGGCGGCCGAGGATGCCCGCCTGACCGCGCAGGCCATTGAACTCGCCAACGATGCCCGCGCCCAGATTGTCCAGAACTACCAGGACGAGCAGGCCGCGGCAGATGACGCGCGGATCACCACTGGGTATCTCGCTGGGCAGCTGGATGAACTGGCGGCCCAGGGGCTGAACGCGAAGTCCAACGGGTTCATCGACTACCTGACTGACCTCTCCAAGGGGACGGGGAAGGCGGCGGCCGCTGCCCAGGCGCTCCTCGACAATTTCGATGCGTTCTGGACGCGTGCGCGGTTCCGGGCGGGCACCGTGGACGTCTCTGAAACGGTGAGCGATCTGCGCCGCGCTCTCCCGGACGTCGGGCCCAGCAGCCGCAGCCGGCCCACCGCGCCCCCGCCGAACACGACCGACTTGAAACCCATCGCAGAACTGGAGAAGGAAGCGATGGCATGGCGGACGAAGATCGAGGCGCAGATCGAGGCCACGAGACGGCAGGACGAGTACCGTGTCACGCTGAAGGGTCTCACCATCGAGCAGCTCAAAGCCGCGCAGTCCCTGGCCCTTCAGAACGGGCAGGCGGAACGATACGCGGTCCTCACGGCAGAGATCACCCGCCTCCAGACTGAGCAGGCTGCTTCTGAGAAGGCGGCAGCCGACGCGCACGCTGAGTGGGTTGATAACCTCAACAAGATCGGGTTCACCGCGTGGGTGGACGGTCTGCGGGACATGAGCGACGCCCAGCTTCAGCTTGCGCTGGACACGGCCCGCCTGAACGAGAACACGGCCGAGTTCAACGCCCTGCTGGCCGAGCAGACCCGCCGGCTGAAGGAACGCTCTGATGCTGCCGCGAAGTCCGCTGACCTTGAACTGAACGGGTCGAACATCTCGGACCGCTTCCAGAAGGGCCGGACTGATGCGACCGAGAAGGCGGCGGGCACGATCATGAACACGGTCGAGGCCATCGGCTCCCTGACCAATCCGGCTACCTTCCTGGCGTTCGTGCTGGAGAAGCTCAACATCGTCGGTACGATCTTCGAGGGGCTGCTGAGTGTCATCGCTGCCCCACTGGCCGCGCTGCAAGAGCCGCTGCGGCTGATCGGGGAGCTGTTCGGTGCCCTGATCGCTCCGAACCTGAAGCTGCTGGCCGCCGTCCTGACCCCCGTCGTGAACGTGCTCGTCGCGGTCTACGACGCCCTCGCGGCGCTACTGAAGACGGTGACATTCGGGCTCGTGGACGTCACGCGCGACAGCTATAAGGCCAGCAGCAAGGCCGTCGCGGGCGCCTCCGGCAGTGTGCCGAGTGTCGGCAGCGCGCACACCAGCGTCAGCAGCACGCCCACCGTGACGCTCCGCCTGGAAGTGACCAACAATTTCCACATCACCGAGGGCCTGAACTCGCCCGGCACGCGCCAGCAGCTGATCGGCATCAGCCGCGACACCACCCTGGCCGTCCTGCAAGAGGTCGGTCTGGTCAAACTTCCCGCCACGCTGCCCGCCCGATAG
- a CDS encoding HK97-gp10 family putative phage morphogenesis protein, translating to MAFQLKKGREKALAAGQRRAGTAALELRNEIVRRTPVGKSRPGYTGGRLKQSIGLTKIGEGHYRVGTNVPYAPFVEFGTRKQKAQPYFRPAIEAMRKRRG from the coding sequence GTGGCGTTCCAGCTGAAGAAGGGCCGGGAGAAGGCTCTGGCGGCTGGGCAGCGTCGCGCGGGTACCGCTGCCCTCGAACTGCGGAACGAGATCGTGCGACGTACGCCCGTGGGGAAGTCCCGGCCGGGCTACACCGGTGGACGACTGAAGCAGAGCATCGGCCTGACCAAGATTGGCGAGGGTCACTACCGCGTGGGGACCAACGTGCCCTACGCGCCCTTCGTTGAGTTCGGGACCCGCAAGCAGAAGGCGCAGCCCTACTTCCGCCCGGCCATCGAGGCCATGAGGAAACGCCGTGGCTGA
- a CDS encoding phage major capsid protein, whose protein sequence is MTHNKDTLTLGLAISEAFSGPARSGKMFGGPATLYKDDDPSAVMDAIGKIETKLSAKIDARLDKIKADGLGSVPDVDKEIKRLEGEHTTLSQELKGAMKELETKMGRLDLSGGRQGEHKSSGELFTSAEEFKNFRHTSGNRFSLSVEQKALTGAVGSVGSVLETQRLSMQDTPTEPHIRDLLPSGETSARSLKFPQRKLSADAKNAGMVAEGAAKPQSDFAFEMVTTEVKKIAHYIKASDEILEDEPALRSYIDAQLIDGLRDVEDAQILKGDGTGQNLLGLYTVATAYNRAATGTMLDVLIRAQTQLRLVNRTLTGYVLNPEDWETIMLLKGTDNNYIWLNVLDGNGNPRIMAKPVRDSTKLAKGEWLAGDFRRGAQLFDRRQANITVANQNEDDFVKNMVTILAEERLALVIYDRLSFIKNAPA, encoded by the coding sequence ATGACCCACAACAAAGACACCCTGACCCTTGGCCTCGCCATCAGCGAGGCTTTTTCCGGTCCTGCCCGCAGCGGCAAGATGTTCGGCGGCCCCGCCACCCTGTACAAGGACGATGACCCCAGCGCCGTCATGGACGCCATCGGCAAGATCGAAACCAAGCTCAGCGCCAAGATCGACGCCCGCCTGGACAAGATCAAGGCCGACGGCCTGGGCAGCGTCCCCGACGTGGACAAGGAAATCAAGCGCCTGGAAGGCGAGCACACCACCCTCAGCCAGGAGCTGAAGGGCGCCATGAAGGAACTGGAGACCAAGATGGGTCGCCTCGACCTGTCTGGTGGCCGCCAGGGAGAGCACAAGAGCAGTGGCGAGCTGTTCACCAGCGCTGAGGAGTTCAAGAACTTCCGGCACACCAGCGGCAACCGCTTCAGCCTGAGTGTGGAGCAGAAGGCCCTGACCGGCGCTGTGGGCAGCGTGGGCAGCGTGCTGGAAACGCAGCGCCTGTCCATGCAGGACACGCCCACTGAGCCGCACATCCGTGACCTGCTGCCCAGCGGCGAGACCAGCGCCCGCAGCCTGAAATTCCCCCAGCGCAAGCTCAGCGCTGACGCGAAGAACGCCGGGATGGTCGCTGAAGGTGCCGCGAAGCCTCAGAGCGACTTCGCTTTCGAGATGGTCACCACCGAAGTCAAGAAGATCGCGCACTACATCAAGGCCAGTGACGAGATCCTCGAAGACGAGCCCGCCCTGCGCAGCTACATCGACGCGCAGCTGATCGACGGCCTGCGCGACGTGGAAGACGCCCAGATTCTCAAGGGGGACGGCACCGGCCAGAACCTGCTGGGCCTGTACACCGTCGCGACCGCGTACAACCGCGCCGCCACCGGCACCATGCTGGACGTCCTGATCCGCGCGCAGACGCAGCTGCGCCTCGTGAACCGCACCCTGACCGGGTACGTCCTGAACCCCGAGGACTGGGAAACGATCATGCTGCTCAAGGGCACGGACAACAACTACATCTGGCTGAACGTGCTGGACGGTAACGGCAACCCCCGAATCATGGCCAAGCCCGTGCGTGACAGCACCAAGCTGGCCAAAGGTGAGTGGCTCGCCGGTGACTTCCGCCGCGGCGCGCAGCTGTTCGACCGCCGGCAGGCGAACATCACCGTGGCGAACCAGAACGAGGACGACTTCGTGAAGAACATGGTGACGATCCTCGCTGAGGAGCGCCTGGCACTGGTGATCTACGACCGCCTGAGCTTCATCAAGAACGCCCCGGCCTGA
- a CDS encoding HK97 family phage prohead protease, with protein MTKTNQKPSSVPETKNFTVEVKAEAEGIVTAYAAAFGNTDSYGDVIQKGAFIKTVSERKDKVKVLYNHDTWQHLPVGKPVSMTEDGYGLLTSTKMSQTQMGQDIYTLAQEGALDSMSIGYTAIKAEYPEDYRTTGIYRVITELKLYEYSFVPFPANEGAIITGIKSGDDLAREIKRWKAITEVNLSTKAGRVLSAVNAKKILTALSELQDLVSAAGLDEAADDVGTSDTTTADAKSSPEPREHSSLLSALNQKASQLDAEVKKGSLLADLRAFGASLGGN; from the coding sequence ATGACCAAGACGAACCAGAAGCCCAGCAGCGTGCCTGAGACCAAGAACTTCACCGTGGAGGTGAAGGCCGAAGCTGAGGGTATCGTCACCGCGTACGCCGCCGCGTTCGGCAACACCGACAGTTACGGCGACGTCATCCAGAAGGGTGCGTTCATCAAGACCGTCAGCGAACGCAAGGACAAGGTCAAGGTGCTCTACAACCACGACACGTGGCAGCACCTACCCGTCGGCAAGCCCGTCAGCATGACCGAAGACGGGTACGGCCTGCTGACCAGCACGAAGATGAGCCAGACCCAGATGGGGCAGGACATCTACACGCTGGCGCAGGAAGGCGCGCTGGACAGCATGAGCATCGGCTACACCGCCATCAAGGCCGAGTACCCCGAGGACTACCGCACCACCGGCATCTACCGCGTCATCACCGAACTGAAACTCTACGAGTACAGCTTCGTGCCTTTCCCAGCGAACGAGGGCGCCATCATCACCGGCATCAAGAGCGGCGACGACCTGGCGCGCGAGATCAAACGCTGGAAGGCAATCACCGAAGTGAACCTCTCCACGAAGGCCGGGCGCGTCCTCTCCGCGGTGAACGCGAAGAAGATCCTCACGGCCCTCTCTGAACTCCAAGACCTTGTTTCCGCAGCCGGACTGGACGAAGCCGCCGACGATGTCGGCACTTCCGACACGACCACTGCGGATGCCAAGAGCAGCCCGGAGCCGCGCGAGCACTCCAGCCTGCTGTCCGCCCTGAATCAGAAAGCCAGCCAGCTCGATGCCGAAGTGAAGAAGGGCAGCCTCCTGGCTGATCTGCGCGCGTTCGGTGCTTCCCTCGGAGGGAACTGA
- a CDS encoding phage portal protein — protein MGWKETLGAWLGLEVKKTAPAKGALPFVGASGDGRAVSSEWSTEKAISEGLKASTWVYTACRRISTALASVPLVVQKRTGDEWQPDPQHPLQALLDRPNPFMSRQDMLERWALHLELGGNALWHKVIVQGRPVELWPLKPDEVKPIPSRLAFIAGYEWKQGSDRRNLGADEVLHWQFVDPSTPYWGLSPLKAAASAVDTDTAAVRWNRAVLANDGRPSLAVFLSDSLDAKEQETAARFIQGQIDGNSVRKALVLGGASKAQPLSLNAAEMDWLEGRRMSREEIGAVFGVPPVLMVAGEAVTFANLDAAKRILWEDTVVPLLDDLCQGLGMGLLPHYGAEQTHRIVADLSGVTALQDNMKERAQAAVLLVNAGFPINAVNQRLALGFSPVDGGDVPRQPVVPSAPGNPATKARAAPPRMERKDKGDPITERLARMDAWIAELKGRVADVLLAQGNAAASAYAQGDPWEPELSLDDWQALLEAIHTAVIESEGVVAYTTLLGSITAAGGGGTFDVLADGVTAWIDRHVGDNIKLITDTSKAALRAEIRAGVEAGESTRDIAKRIRALSEDWAGYRADRIARTEVGSAFGAAHQLSAEQIAAEEGVQLVKVWAATGDSRTRDAHAAMDGERVALDESFSNGAQSAPAGVNCRCVTLYEPA, from the coding sequence ATGGGATGGAAGGAAACGCTGGGCGCCTGGCTGGGCCTGGAAGTCAAGAAGACCGCGCCCGCCAAGGGCGCGTTGCCGTTCGTGGGGGCCAGCGGGGACGGCCGCGCCGTCAGCAGTGAGTGGAGCACCGAGAAGGCCATCAGTGAAGGCCTGAAGGCCAGCACGTGGGTGTACACCGCCTGCCGCCGCATCAGCACCGCGCTCGCCAGCGTGCCGCTCGTCGTGCAGAAGCGCACCGGGGACGAGTGGCAGCCTGACCCGCAGCACCCGCTGCAGGCGCTGCTGGACCGGCCGAATCCGTTCATGTCCCGGCAGGACATGCTGGAACGCTGGGCGCTGCACCTGGAACTCGGCGGGAACGCCCTGTGGCACAAGGTCATCGTGCAGGGCCGCCCGGTGGAACTGTGGCCGTTGAAGCCGGACGAGGTGAAGCCCATCCCCAGCCGCCTCGCGTTCATCGCCGGGTACGAATGGAAGCAGGGCAGTGACCGGCGGAACCTGGGCGCGGACGAGGTGCTGCACTGGCAGTTCGTGGATCCGAGCACGCCCTACTGGGGCCTCAGTCCACTGAAGGCCGCGGCCTCGGCTGTGGACACTGACACGGCCGCTGTCCGCTGGAACCGCGCGGTGCTCGCCAACGATGGGCGGCCCAGCCTCGCGGTGTTCCTCAGCGACAGCCTCGATGCCAAAGAGCAGGAGACGGCGGCGCGCTTCATCCAGGGGCAGATCGACGGGAACAGCGTCCGCAAGGCCCTGGTGCTGGGCGGCGCGAGCAAGGCCCAGCCGCTCAGCCTGAACGCCGCCGAGATGGACTGGCTGGAAGGCCGCCGCATGAGCCGCGAGGAGATCGGCGCGGTGTTCGGCGTGCCGCCGGTGTTGATGGTGGCCGGCGAGGCCGTGACGTTCGCGAACCTCGACGCCGCGAAGCGGATCCTCTGGGAGGACACCGTTGTGCCGCTCCTCGATGACCTCTGCCAGGGCCTCGGCATGGGCCTGCTGCCACACTACGGCGCCGAGCAGACGCACCGGATCGTGGCAGACCTCAGCGGGGTCACCGCGCTCCAGGACAACATGAAGGAACGGGCGCAGGCGGCTGTGCTGCTCGTGAATGCGGGCTTCCCGATCAACGCCGTGAACCAGCGGCTGGCACTGGGCTTCAGTCCGGTGGACGGTGGCGACGTGCCCCGGCAGCCAGTCGTGCCCAGCGCGCCGGGCAACCCCGCCACGAAAGCGAGGGCCGCCCCGCCCCGCATGGAGCGGAAGGACAAGGGTGACCCGATCACGGAGCGCCTGGCGCGCATGGACGCCTGGATCGCCGAGCTGAAGGGCCGCGTGGCGGACGTCCTGCTCGCGCAGGGCAACGCGGCGGCCAGTGCATACGCGCAGGGTGATCCCTGGGAGCCGGAGCTGAGCTTGGACGACTGGCAGGCCCTGCTGGAGGCCATCCACACGGCCGTGATCGAGTCGGAGGGCGTGGTGGCTTACACGACGCTGCTGGGCAGCATCACGGCGGCCGGCGGCGGGGGTACGTTCGACGTGCTGGCCGACGGCGTCACCGCGTGGATTGACCGGCACGTCGGGGACAACATCAAGTTGATCACCGACACCAGCAAGGCCGCACTCCGGGCCGAGATCCGGGCAGGCGTCGAGGCGGGCGAAAGCACGCGCGACATTGCCAAGCGCATTCGCGCCCTGTCCGAGGACTGGGCCGGGTACCGGGCGGACCGCATCGCCCGGACCGAGGTGGGCAGCGCGTTCGGCGCCGCGCACCAGCTCAGCGCCGAGCAGATCGCGGCTGAGGAAGGCGTGCAGCTGGTCAAAGTCTGGGCCGCGACTGGTGACAGCCGCACCCGGGACGCGCACGCGGCTATGGACGGCGAACGGGTCGCACTCGACGAGTCATTCAGCAACGGAGCCCAGTCGGCACCGGCGGGCGTGAACTGCCGCTGCGTGACGCTCTACGAACCCGCATAG
- a CDS encoding terminase small subunit has product MTDAPKQPTAEELGAALSDKHREFADTYLTNGLNARAAGRACKYKNPSEGPRLITRPDISAYVRARLDEAQLSSAVILGRLRYFAHADMADFLRVAPSERTYWIRADQHDEVREAAKRRGTTADALHNYDLAGIVGGENVAQTEDGVLMVCVRRLDAEVTVDWREAERAQAVGRVKKIKIGKDGAVEFELHDPTRALELLGKNQKLWVEKHEHSGADGGPVQVQITRTIVGGNS; this is encoded by the coding sequence ATGACCGACGCACCCAAACAACCCACCGCCGAGGAGCTGGGCGCGGCCCTCTCGGACAAGCACCGCGAGTTCGCGGACACGTACCTCACCAACGGTCTGAACGCGCGCGCCGCCGGTCGGGCCTGCAAGTACAAGAACCCCAGCGAAGGCCCCCGTCTGATCACGCGGCCGGACATCAGCGCGTACGTCCGCGCCCGGCTCGACGAGGCTCAGCTGAGCAGCGCCGTGATCCTGGGCCGCCTCCGGTACTTCGCGCACGCGGACATGGCGGACTTCCTGCGCGTTGCGCCCAGCGAGCGCACGTACTGGATCCGCGCGGACCAGCATGACGAGGTGCGCGAGGCTGCCAAGCGGCGCGGCACCACGGCGGACGCGCTGCACAACTACGACCTAGCGGGCATCGTCGGTGGCGAGAACGTCGCCCAGACCGAGGATGGCGTCCTGATGGTCTGCGTGCGCCGCCTCGATGCGGAAGTCACGGTGGACTGGCGGGAAGCGGAACGCGCCCAGGCGGTGGGCCGCGTCAAGAAGATCAAGATCGGCAAGGACGGCGCGGTGGAGTTCGAACTGCATGACCCGACCCGTGCACTGGAACTGCTGGGCAAGAACCAGAAGCTCTGGGTTGAGAAGCACGAGCACAGTGGCGCTGATGGCGGCCCAGTGCAGGTGCAGATCACCCGCACGATCGTCGGGGGTAACTCGTGA
- a CDS encoding RusA family crossover junction endodeoxyribonuclease: MTRFIIPALPCARTTAGKIDRTKPLRPKLVGYYTKGARPNWTRMNEYHAWKDHVREHAPAGLPQPAQGQPVRVDIWCWFADGTHNDPENVRKGIVDALYPKGDKFVFGYHHFPQYDPQNPRVEVEVNL; encoded by the coding sequence GTGACGCGCTTCATCATCCCCGCGCTGCCCTGCGCCCGCACGACCGCCGGGAAGATCGACCGCACGAAGCCGCTGCGGCCCAAGCTGGTGGGGTACTACACGAAGGGCGCGCGGCCCAACTGGACGCGCATGAACGAGTACCACGCCTGGAAGGACCACGTCCGCGAGCACGCGCCCGCCGGACTGCCGCAGCCGGCGCAGGGGCAGCCGGTGCGGGTGGACATCTGGTGTTGGTTCGCGGACGGCACGCACAACGATCCCGAGAACGTCAGGAAAGGGATCGTGGACGCCTTGTACCCGAAGGGCGACAAGTTCGTGTTCGGGTACCACCACTTCCCCCAGTACGACCCGCAGAACCCCCGCGTGGAAGTCGAGGTGAACCTGTGA